From Chryseobacterium gallinarum, one genomic window encodes:
- a CDS encoding lysophospholipid acyltransferase family protein codes for MAKKNIFTDAFGTPYFLKRLVIFILGLVSYRRFNGFNKLKITGTEHLVDLPDSNVLFVSNHQTYFADVAAMYHAFCAVNNGYLNTIKNPIYLLNPKIDFYYVAAEETMNKGILPKIFKIAGAVTVKRTWRSEGKNVNRLVDMSEVDNIMKALDNGWVATFPQGTTSAFAQGRRGTAKLVKNQRPIVIPIKINGFRRAFDKKGLRVKVTGVKPTMEFKAPLDIDYDNEKAPEILLKIMTAIEQTEDFNVLHTYDEELKAKKLEQKDPNN; via the coding sequence ATGGCGAAGAAAAATATTTTCACCGATGCATTCGGAACACCTTATTTTTTAAAAAGGTTGGTTATTTTTATTTTAGGATTGGTATCCTACAGAAGGTTCAATGGCTTTAATAAACTAAAAATAACCGGCACAGAACATCTTGTGGATCTACCGGATTCCAATGTGCTTTTTGTATCCAATCATCAAACCTACTTTGCAGATGTAGCAGCCATGTATCATGCTTTCTGTGCAGTAAATAACGGATACTTAAACACCATCAAGAATCCGATCTACTTACTGAATCCCAAGATCGATTTCTATTATGTAGCGGCCGAAGAAACCATGAATAAGGGAATCCTCCCTAAAATTTTTAAAATTGCAGGAGCGGTAACGGTAAAACGGACCTGGCGGTCAGAAGGTAAAAATGTCAACAGACTGGTAGATATGAGTGAAGTTGACAATATTATGAAGGCTCTGGACAATGGCTGGGTAGCCACTTTTCCTCAGGGAACCACATCAGCTTTTGCACAGGGAAGACGGGGAACAGCCAAATTAGTAAAAAACCAACGCCCGATCGTAATTCCGATCAAAATAAACGGATTCAGAAGGGCCTTTGATAAAAAAGGACTCCGTGTAAAAGTAACCGGAGTAAAGCCTACCATGGAATTCAAAGCACCTTTAGATATTGATTACGATAATGAAAAGGCACCGGAAATCCTGCTAAAAATTATGACCGCTATTGAGCAGACTGAGGATTTCAATGTTTTACACACCTATGATGAAGAACTTAAAGCTAAAAAATTAGAACAAAAAGACCCTAATAATTAA
- a CDS encoding NUDIX hydrolase: MENFGKDLLRKIKSIELPGEHAHGIFSPPYRPVFTYEEVLAKNPKFAAVNIVLYLKDNEWYFPLIQRTINEHDRHSGQISLPGGKREEMDRDFAETAIRETSEEIGIDKHYVRIIREMSPIYIPPSNFYVYPYISYTAKNPFFILQQTEAVEVIEFPVTSFLNLSDTPEIMALPSAGGKEVPVINFNGYIIWGATAMILSEFSQLLKNM; encoded by the coding sequence ATGGAAAATTTTGGAAAAGATTTATTGAGAAAAATAAAAAGCATAGAGCTTCCCGGCGAGCATGCCCACGGAATATTCTCGCCTCCCTATCGTCCCGTTTTTACCTATGAAGAGGTATTGGCAAAAAATCCAAAATTTGCAGCAGTCAACATCGTATTGTATTTAAAAGACAACGAATGGTATTTTCCTTTGATCCAGAGAACCATTAATGAGCACGACAGACACAGCGGCCAGATTTCCCTGCCTGGCGGAAAACGTGAGGAAATGGACCGGGATTTTGCAGAAACAGCGATCCGTGAAACATCCGAAGAAATTGGGATAGACAAACATTATGTAAGGATTATCCGGGAGATGTCCCCGATATATATCCCGCCAAGCAATTTTTATGTATATCCTTACATTTCATATACCGCGAAAAACCCTTTTTTTATCCTTCAGCAAACTGAAGCGGTAGAAGTGATTGAATTCCCTGTCACGTCCTTCCTGAACCTGTCGGATACTCCTGAAATCATGGCTCTGCCGAGTGCGGGAGGTAAAGAAGTACCGGTCATTAATTTCAACGGGTATATCATATGGGGAGCCACAGCAATGATATTAAGTGAATTCAGCCAGTTGCTGAAAAATATGTAA
- a CDS encoding OsmC family protein, whose amino-acid sequence MKTHHYKTTIQWTGNKGKGTSGYRDYERSHSISVENKTTIEGSSDPAFRGDKTKYNPEEMFLSSLSSCHMLWYLHFCSEAGVIVTEYMDEATGIMAETADGSGHFTEVTLHPVVTVTEESMMEQAKQLHHKANQFCFIANSVNFSIKHMPTIKMGTSISSILRREKR is encoded by the coding sequence ATGAAAACCCATCACTACAAAACTACAATTCAGTGGACAGGCAATAAAGGCAAGGGTACCAGCGGATACAGGGATTATGAAAGAAGCCACAGCATTTCGGTAGAAAACAAAACAACAATTGAAGGCTCATCGGATCCTGCGTTTCGTGGGGACAAGACGAAATACAACCCTGAGGAAATGTTTTTGTCATCACTATCTTCATGCCATATGCTCTGGTACCTCCATTTTTGTTCTGAAGCCGGAGTCATTGTTACAGAATATATGGATGAAGCCACAGGAATAATGGCAGAAACGGCAGATGGAAGCGGACATTTCACTGAGGTCACCCTGCATCCGGTGGTAACAGTGACAGAGGAATCTATGATGGAGCAGGCAAAACAGCTTCATCACAAAGCCAATCAATTTTGCTTTATTGCCAACTCTGTCAACTTTTCCATTAAACATATGCCCACGATTAAAATGGGAACAAGCATAAGTAGTATACTCCGGCGAGAAAAACGCTAA
- a CDS encoding Rne/Rng family ribonuclease gives MKKELIVSHEDDLTKIALLEDGRLCELHEQEDKSDFIVGDLFIGKVKKLAPNLNAAFVNIGYDKDAFLHYQDLGPQYLTYRKFLKDTISKKQSTSSLKNFEIQPEIDKNGTVDKVIAKDDLVLLQITKEPISTKGPRISTQVSLTGRFLVLIPFDNKVSISKKIRSTEEKERLRTLIDSIKPEGFGVIIRTVAEGKKVADLHNDMNQLIQKWESTFKNIQRNKVPSKVLSEEDKASAILRDNFNQDFVNIICDDEQMVNEMKNYIEVIAPEKKNIVQFYDSHIPLLEYYNVEKQLKQSFGKHVNIPSSKGAYLVIEHTEALHVIDVNSGNNITTGAAVNKEHALKVNKMAATEIARQLRLRDMGGIIVIDFIDMPNSEHRRDLYEHLKEEMKRDKARHKILPPSKFGLIQITRQRNRPEKQIETKEENPNKDGEIVAPIVIVERMGETLRNILQKEKGKIYLHVHPFVEAYLTKGIKSIQMKWFMKYKKWVTIVPRDSFKYLEYRIYNSKKEELIEFSN, from the coding sequence ATGAAGAAAGAACTAATAGTTTCGCATGAAGATGATCTTACAAAGATTGCACTGCTGGAAGACGGAAGACTATGTGAACTTCATGAGCAAGAAGACAAAAGCGATTTTATAGTTGGAGATCTGTTTATAGGAAAAGTAAAAAAACTGGCGCCCAATCTGAATGCCGCCTTCGTGAATATCGGATACGACAAGGATGCATTTCTGCATTACCAGGATTTGGGGCCTCAATATCTTACGTACAGAAAGTTTTTAAAAGATACTATTTCTAAAAAACAAAGCACTTCAAGCTTAAAAAATTTCGAGATTCAACCCGAAATAGACAAAAACGGAACGGTAGACAAAGTAATTGCAAAAGACGATCTTGTTCTGCTGCAAATTACCAAAGAACCTATCTCTACCAAAGGACCCAGAATTTCTACCCAGGTTTCATTAACGGGACGTTTTTTGGTTTTAATTCCTTTTGATAATAAGGTTTCCATTTCCAAAAAAATCAGAAGTACTGAGGAAAAGGAAAGACTGAGAACTCTTATCGACAGCATTAAGCCTGAAGGTTTCGGAGTTATTATCAGAACGGTAGCCGAGGGAAAAAAGGTAGCCGACCTTCACAATGATATGAATCAGCTGATTCAGAAATGGGAAAGCACTTTCAAAAACATCCAGAGAAACAAAGTTCCGTCTAAAGTTTTAAGCGAAGAAGACAAAGCTTCAGCTATTTTAAGAGACAATTTTAATCAGGATTTCGTAAATATCATCTGTGACGACGAGCAGATGGTTAATGAAATGAAAAATTATATTGAAGTAATTGCCCCTGAAAAGAAAAATATTGTCCAGTTTTATGATTCTCATATTCCACTCCTGGAATATTACAATGTTGAAAAACAGCTTAAACAGAGCTTCGGAAAACACGTCAACATTCCAAGTTCAAAAGGAGCTTATCTTGTCATTGAGCATACAGAAGCATTACACGTCATCGACGTCAACTCCGGGAATAACATTACCACCGGAGCCGCTGTCAATAAAGAGCACGCCCTAAAGGTGAACAAAATGGCAGCTACAGAGATTGCAAGACAGCTACGCCTCCGTGATATGGGAGGAATCATCGTCATCGATTTCATCGACATGCCAAACTCTGAACACAGAAGGGATCTTTACGAACACCTGAAAGAGGAAATGAAACGCGACAAAGCCCGCCATAAAATACTTCCTCCAAGTAAATTCGGACTGATCCAGATCACCAGACAAAGAAACCGTCCGGAAAAACAGATCGAAACCAAAGAAGAAAACCCGAACAAAGACGGAGAAATTGTAGCTCCGATTGTTATCGTGGAAAGGATGGGTGAAACCCTAAGAAATATCCTGCAGAAAGAAAAAGGAAAAATTTATCTGCACGTACACCCGTTCGTTGAAGCCTATCTAACCAAAGGCATTAAAAGCATCCAGATGAAATGGTTTATGAAATACAAAAAGTGGGTAACCATTGTACCAAGGGATTCTTTTAAATATTTAGAATACAGGATCTACAATTCCAAAAAAGAAGAATTGATAGAATTCTCTAATTAA
- a CDS encoding HU family DNA-binding protein: MTKAELVNTISNKLGTEKNETQKVVEAFMQEIRTSMYNGDNVYLRGFGSFIIKTRAAKTGRNISKNTAIEIPAHNIPAFKPSKSFVEKVKTKVAVK, from the coding sequence ATGACAAAGGCAGAATTGGTAAACACCATCTCAAATAAGTTGGGAACAGAAAAGAATGAAACACAGAAAGTTGTAGAAGCTTTTATGCAGGAGATCAGAACTTCTATGTATAATGGGGATAACGTTTATCTAAGAGGTTTTGGATCTTTTATCATTAAAACAAGAGCTGCTAAAACAGGAAGAAATATTTCTAAAAACACTGCAATTGAGATTCCTGCTCATAACATTCCTGCTTTCAAACCTTCAAAATCTTTTGTTGAGAAAGTAAAAACTAAAGTTGCAGTAAAATAA
- a CDS encoding response regulator transcription factor — MSKILSNTVRFSIADSDFYFKKIMIKTLMENPFYMLLNDCNNGHELVNRIYRRQEDVFIIELFMPVLSGIEAIKYIRKNNTETPIITYSGTYQEDMAEILSRIPNLYYCQKKSNIIKDIIKGSIVSDEFDYASYSKEWEQQPLAVQEYMDRQKKGQEELSSAEIQLMRFCYEGFSNKEIAEKLNLSTRTIDTYINRLTEKLGLKTKLHLIRFCVENGYYNSSM, encoded by the coding sequence ATGAGTAAAATATTATCCAATACTGTGCGTTTTTCCATAGCTGACAGCGATTTTTATTTCAAGAAAATAATGATCAAAACACTCATGGAAAATCCTTTTTATATGCTTCTGAATGACTGTAATAACGGCCATGAGCTGGTGAACAGGATCTACAGAAGGCAGGAGGATGTGTTCATTATTGAACTATTCATGCCGGTACTAAGTGGTATTGAAGCGATTAAATACATCAGGAAAAACAACACAGAAACTCCCATAATTACCTATTCAGGCACCTACCAGGAAGATATGGCTGAAATCCTTTCCAGGATACCTAATCTATATTACTGCCAGAAAAAGAGCAATATCATCAAAGACATTATTAAAGGAAGCATTGTTTCTGATGAGTTTGATTATGCTTCTTATTCCAAGGAATGGGAACAGCAGCCACTTGCTGTACAGGAATACATGGACAGGCAAAAGAAGGGACAGGAGGAGCTTTCTTCTGCTGAAATCCAGCTGATGAGATTCTGCTATGAAGGATTCAGCAATAAAGAGATCGCTGAAAAGCTCAATTTAAGTACAAGAACTATTGACACCTATATCAACAGGCTTACGGAAAAATTAGGATTGAAAACCAAACTTCATCTGATCCGTTTTTGTGTGGAAAACGGATACTATAATTCCAGTATGTAA
- the tssO gene encoding type VI secretion system TssO yields MSSNREKKLNKSDVRMGIWKFILSFAVLSVVSFMCLFFFFKSYDIQREGISREAEAYKELMGRSDVLRNLVDEIYDKMIQLNINKVENDVFLRTSIMDNVRDAKNIMGKDSTQNFKHYAVLMKQIEPMMTLKAQIIEVEYKKKTVKRDLDDCMGKINRANSELRKDPTRNFTGSRRRR; encoded by the coding sequence ATGTCTTCGAACAGGGAAAAAAAATTAAACAAATCTGACGTCAGAATGGGCATTTGGAAGTTCATTCTATCTTTTGCCGTCTTGTCGGTAGTCTCTTTTATGTGCCTGTTTTTCTTCTTTAAAAGCTATGATATACAAAGAGAAGGGATCAGCAGAGAAGCAGAGGCTTATAAAGAATTGATGGGACGAAGCGATGTGCTGCGGAATCTTGTTGATGAAATTTACGACAAAATGATTCAGCTTAATATTAATAAGGTGGAAAACGATGTATTCCTCCGGACAAGTATTATGGATAACGTAAGAGATGCTAAAAATATTATGGGAAAAGACAGTACCCAGAATTTTAAGCACTATGCCGTACTGATGAAGCAGATAGAGCCGATGATGACTTTAAAGGCTCAGATCATTGAAGTGGAATACAAAAAGAAAACAGTGAAAAGAGACCTGGATGATTGTATGGGTAAAATAAACAGGGCAAACAGTGAACTCAGAAAAGACCCAACCAGAAATTTCACAGGAAGCAGAAGGAGAAGATAA
- a CDS encoding type VI secretion system transmembrane protein TssO — protein sequence MQGQITLSKKERHYQFFYLILMLLAAMIFLGIIFLKGFESPFSDEDVRGIQNLQQKAEFEQHQKIILPIMDSTYVRITKLKGEGPQPFAENNIQLGVNDLNDYFNGNNVTDIRKDAYPQIAKFYKMYFDDKKVISTTLEDIKIFEKQVEDCRIGFKDKQNKLYERENALKARSQ from the coding sequence ATGCAAGGACAAATCACACTATCTAAAAAGGAAAGGCATTATCAGTTTTTTTATTTAATACTGATGCTGTTGGCAGCCATGATATTTCTTGGAATTATTTTCCTGAAAGGATTTGAATCCCCGTTTTCAGATGAAGATGTAAGAGGTATTCAGAATCTTCAGCAGAAAGCCGAATTCGAGCAACATCAGAAGATTATTTTACCGATCATGGATAGTACCTATGTCAGGATAACCAAACTTAAAGGCGAAGGTCCACAACCTTTTGCAGAAAATAATATCCAGTTGGGCGTGAATGATCTTAACGATTATTTCAACGGAAATAATGTAACTGATATCCGGAAAGATGCCTATCCTCAGATCGCTAAATTTTACAAAATGTATTTTGATGATAAAAAAGTGATTTCTACAACTCTGGAAGACATTAAAATATTTGAGAAACAGGTTGAAGACTGCAGAATCGGGTTTAAAGATAAGCAGAATAAACTCTATGAACGTGAAAATGCTTTAAAAGCAAGAAGTCAGTAA
- a CDS encoding PKD domain-containing protein, translated as MNYFQKNKKNIIIGVIATLLIAALVALWLQKKVIHSATDIVGVVYPSSLAVGDTLLFEDKTQFAKTKRWNFGDGTTSDKSSGIHFYNKSGYYQVTLIVDNKYTKSFPVMVSERSIKAQKDTTKVKTTIDAPIQAMQNENVPFRAVSEATKFAWKFGETGNTDSKDKFTIYSYKKPGDYVVTLYTEETQEPIYHRIKILPAYDSLAEEEVSVEDSYAKVDSDFKYHLQQIANGNSFNTHYNYLLRTYLCNNENTVVKVNDSKVNNFYMYCAGLQFDKNTVIQTVKVNLDDTQNCVTKVDINQSK; from the coding sequence ATGAATTATTTTCAAAAGAACAAAAAGAACATTATTATTGGTGTCATCGCAACTTTGCTCATTGCCGCTCTTGTTGCACTGTGGCTGCAGAAAAAAGTGATCCATTCTGCTACTGATATTGTTGGGGTGGTTTATCCGTCTTCATTGGCAGTAGGAGATACACTTTTATTTGAAGATAAAACCCAATTTGCAAAAACCAAGAGATGGAATTTTGGAGATGGTACCACTTCAGATAAAAGCAGTGGTATACACTTCTATAATAAATCCGGTTATTATCAGGTAACTCTCATTGTAGACAATAAGTATACAAAATCTTTCCCGGTAATGGTATCAGAAAGAAGTATCAAGGCTCAAAAAGATACAACTAAAGTGAAAACCACAATTGATGCTCCTATACAAGCAATGCAAAATGAAAATGTACCTTTCCGTGCCGTATCTGAAGCTACGAAGTTTGCCTGGAAATTCGGGGAAACCGGAAATACAGACTCTAAAGATAAATTTACCATTTATTCTTATAAAAAACCGGGTGACTATGTGGTGACTTTATATACTGAAGAAACCCAGGAGCCAATCTACCATCGCATTAAAATTCTGCCAGCTTACGATTCTTTAGCAGAAGAAGAAGTATCAGTAGAAGATTCCTATGCAAAAGTGGATAGCGACTTCAAATACCACTTACAGCAGATTGCCAATGGGAACAGTTTCAATACCCATTACAACTACCTGTTAAGAACCTATCTGTGTAACAATGAAAACACGGTAGTAAAAGTAAATGATAGTAAAGTAAACAATTTTTACATGTATTGCGCAGGTCTTCAGTTTGATAAAAATACTGTGATTCAGACCGTAAAGGTAAATTTAGATGATACACAAAACTGTGTAACTAAAGTAGATATCAATCAAAGTAAATAA
- the tssR gene encoding type VI secretion system protein TssR domain-containing protein: MKNKFPLAAYYIGLSVLLTGCQVKLPSKKTPEPSVYGKIDNSPVVNGFPKKSTPWIVISDRSRNTAYLDKNDEKSYKEVKFLEPLMVLKHRDGMVKVAEYVPDALMKKVSSKSVKTYGWIPESDLLLWNNSLKSEKTGYPVRVAVVPSNSEVIKSAERYYKNDSIMVFNSPSLIETANVKIPNGQIVYVYKQAENNKRLLVGKKPSVDIDSIGKSLYGWVSSNVISTWGERSAIKLKNTTGINDTALGIHEGAPGGSASDADNKTAILLTDVNKRKPLENIYPVNLTLEEAPAADTKTKYFTNILDYSKNFVSNVLGEPIYFDRYREITERDKNINIVFVLDVSAANAPYAPIVKSLLQDLQLRFEKPSYFNTVKYGAVLYKNNPCGNNTSVSTLSTNYSKITEFIDQKTNEMNCSSNSGYQPVGEALTAAGNLLSNVPDETNIVVTVGTSASQSGNMYSVISSLTQAQARLIMFQTSARSSDNYNDFVLMAENVVTNTAKNIAELKKQKIINQNDVLTKNNFSLVEGDEGFFSLDYPKQSMSQGFVIFPKKGDITTPGFLKKSVDSLIAQVTLDNETVDKSLNEYFHSSVGAGRTDVDLKYKYLYPGLTNPVSAGIAAQLINYGNPFLVKGYIPKNLKEYTPAIEKGILISEGEYDNLKAFYSEVYRNTQAERADFNQSKAIKEYVKLLKKYNPTIKFLDKGALYELPMFYSIGISTGFDLSEEELMNKYKLKGWKKSKVVPRETVRNYFLHYKELADRMLAHRNNPAVKIQQNGQTFYWLNEYFTPTRIPTEAPEYTKH, from the coding sequence ATGAAAAATAAATTTCCTCTAGCAGCATATTATATAGGATTATCAGTATTGTTGACGGGTTGCCAGGTAAAACTGCCATCTAAAAAAACACCCGAACCATCTGTATACGGTAAAATAGATAATTCTCCGGTGGTGAATGGTTTTCCTAAAAAGTCAACCCCATGGATCGTGATTTCAGACCGGTCCAGGAATACCGCTTACCTGGATAAAAATGATGAAAAGTCTTATAAGGAAGTGAAATTTTTGGAACCCCTGATGGTTTTAAAACATAGAGACGGAATGGTAAAAGTTGCAGAATACGTTCCTGATGCTTTAATGAAAAAGGTCTCTTCAAAGTCTGTTAAAACGTATGGCTGGATTCCTGAATCAGACCTTCTCCTATGGAACAATTCTTTAAAAAGCGAAAAAACGGGTTACCCTGTAAGAGTAGCAGTAGTACCAAGTAACAGTGAAGTCATCAAAAGTGCCGAAAGATACTATAAAAATGATTCCATCATGGTGTTTAATTCACCAAGTCTTATCGAAACGGCTAATGTAAAGATTCCTAACGGCCAGATAGTATATGTTTACAAGCAAGCCGAAAATAATAAGAGACTTTTGGTAGGTAAGAAACCATCTGTTGATATAGACAGTATCGGTAAAAGCCTTTACGGATGGGTAAGCTCCAATGTAATCTCTACATGGGGAGAACGTTCTGCCATTAAATTAAAAAATACAACAGGAATTAACGATACCGCATTAGGAATCCATGAAGGGGCTCCGGGAGGATCAGCATCTGACGCTGATAATAAAACGGCTATCCTTCTTACTGATGTCAACAAAAGAAAACCACTGGAAAATATTTACCCGGTAAATTTGACTTTAGAAGAAGCACCAGCTGCCGATACCAAGACTAAATATTTTACCAATATCTTAGACTACAGCAAAAACTTCGTATCCAATGTTTTAGGTGAGCCTATTTACTTTGACCGTTACAGGGAGATTACAGAAAGAGATAAGAATATCAATATTGTTTTTGTATTGGATGTAAGTGCAGCAAATGCTCCTTATGCTCCTATCGTAAAATCATTATTACAGGATTTGCAGCTTAGATTTGAAAAGCCATCCTATTTCAATACGGTAAAATATGGGGCAGTTTTGTATAAAAACAATCCTTGTGGGAACAATACTTCTGTTTCAACATTAAGCACTAACTACAGTAAAATTACCGAGTTTATAGATCAGAAAACCAATGAAATGAACTGTAGCAGCAATAGCGGTTATCAGCCGGTAGGAGAAGCTCTTACTGCAGCCGGAAACCTTCTTTCAAACGTTCCTGATGAAACCAATATTGTTGTAACGGTAGGTACATCTGCCAGCCAGAGCGGTAATATGTATAGTGTGATAAGCTCACTTACCCAGGCACAGGCAAGATTGATCATGTTCCAGACCAGTGCAAGATCTTCTGACAATTATAACGACTTTGTATTGATGGCTGAAAATGTGGTTACCAATACAGCAAAGAATATTGCGGAACTTAAAAAACAAAAGATCATCAACCAAAATGATGTCCTTACAAAAAATAATTTTAGCCTGGTAGAAGGAGATGAAGGATTCTTCTCATTGGATTATCCTAAACAGAGTATGTCACAGGGATTCGTTATTTTCCCTAAAAAAGGTGATATTACAACCCCGGGATTCCTGAAGAAATCAGTAGACAGCCTTATTGCACAGGTTACCTTAGATAACGAAACGGTAGATAAATCATTAAATGAATATTTCCATTCATCCGTAGGAGCAGGAAGAACAGATGTTGATTTGAAATACAAATACCTGTATCCGGGGCTTACCAACCCTGTTTCAGCAGGTATTGCTGCGCAGCTGATCAACTACGGAAATCCGTTCCTGGTAAAAGGATATATCCCGAAAAATCTGAAAGAATATACTCCGGCAATAGAAAAAGGAATCCTTATTTCTGAAGGTGAATACGATAACTTAAAAGCTTTCTATTCCGAAGTATATAGAAATACCCAGGCTGAAAGGGCAGATTTTAACCAGTCTAAAGCCATTAAAGAATATGTAAAACTGCTTAAGAAGTATAACCCAACTATAAAATTCCTGGACAAAGGAGCTCTTTATGAATTACCTATGTTTTATTCGATAGGAATCAGTACAGGGTTTGACCTTTCAGAAGAAGAATTAATGAATAAGTACAAACTTAAAGGCTGGAAGAAGTCTAAAGTTGTCCCTAGGGAAACGGTAAGGAATTATTTCCTTCATTATAAGGAACTTGCAGACAGGATGCTTGCTCACAGAAATAATCCGGCAGTGAAAATTCAGCAGAACGGCCAGACATTCTACTGGCTTAATGAATATTTTACCCCAACAAGGATTCCGACAGAAGCTCCGGAATATACCAAACATTAA
- the tssD gene encoding type VI secretion system tube protein TssD has translation MAERNSRGILKFNGGDGQKLLKLKYSVSRSTDVSGRVASDPSNALIKLTVEATEKSDILESLLNGKYKPTVGEVTFNKSHEEGTLITLSWKNGYVIQHEVDFDAIDSNSMLISFVVSAETINYGTSEYAGLWPNS, from the coding sequence ATGGCAGAAAGAAATTCAAGAGGAATCTTAAAATTCAATGGAGGAGACGGACAAAAGCTATTGAAACTAAAATATAGCGTTTCCAGATCTACAGACGTTTCAGGACGTGTAGCATCAGACCCTTCTAACGCATTGATTAAGCTTACGGTAGAAGCTACTGAAAAATCTGACATTCTTGAAAGTTTATTGAACGGAAAATACAAACCTACTGTGGGTGAAGTCACTTTCAATAAATCACACGAAGAAGGAACATTAATTACCCTAAGCTGGAAAAACGGATATGTAATCCAACATGAAGTAGACTTTGACGCTATCGACAGCAATAGTATGCTGATCAGTTTCGTGGTGAGCGCAGAAACAATAAACTACGGAACTTCTGAGTATGCAGGGCTTTGGCCAAACAGCTAA